The following proteins are encoded in a genomic region of Oryza brachyantha chromosome 11, ObraRS2, whole genome shotgun sequence:
- the LOC102715811 gene encoding metacaspase-9, with the protein MAQGGKKKLATLVGCNYAGTPNELKGCINDVVAMRDILVARFGFAPGDVAVLTDDRGSPVLPTGANIKRALAGMVARAAAGDVLFFHYSGHGTLVPPVKGRHGGHGECDEAIVPCDFNLITDVDFRRLVDLVPHGASFTMVSDSCHSGGLIDLEKEQIGPSVLSGGAPAAAADSTRGATARFLPYSAVIDHLSGVSGIDAAHHVAEHLLTLFGTDASAKFHDHDHDGKQPARPDDGILLSGCQTDETSADVPEDDEAAAGGGKACGAFSNAIQTVLASHPEPVSNRELVTMARKVLSDQEFEQHPCLYCSDANAEAPFLWQEEEKTAAAAEPAMSAL; encoded by the coding sequence ATGGCTCAGGGTGGCAAGAAGAAGCTGGCCACGTTGGTCGGCTGCAACTACGCCGGCACGCCCAACGAGCTCAAGGGCTGCATCAACGACGTCGTCGCCATGCGCGACATCCTCGTCGCCCGCTTCGGCTTCGCGCCGGGCGACGTCGCCGTTCTCACCGACGACCGCGGCTCGCCGGTGCTCCCCACCGGCGCCAACATCAAGCGCGCGCTGGCCGGCATGGTCgcccgcgcggcggccggggacgtGCTCTTCTTCCACTACAGCGGCCACGGCACGCTCGTCCCGCCGGTGAAGGGGCGCcacggcggccacggcgagtGCGACGAGGCTATCGTGCCCTGCGACTTCAACCTCATCACCGACGTCGACTTCCGGCGGCTCGTTGACCTGGTGCCGCACGGCGCGAGCTTCACCATGGTGTCGGACTCGTGCCACAGCGGCGGCCTCATCGACCTCGAGAAGGAGCAGATCGGCCCCTCCGTCCTGTCCGGCGGTGCACCGGCCGCTGCTGCTGATTCCACgcgcggcgccaccgcccggTTCCTACCGTACAGCGCCGTCATCGACCACCTCTCCGGCGTCTCGGGCATCGACGCCGCGCACCACGTCGCCGAACACCTCCTCACGCTCTTCGGCACGGACGCCAGCGCCAAGTTCCACGACCACGACCACGACGGCAAACAGCCGGCGCGCCCCGACGACGGCATCCTGCTGAGCGGGTGCCAGACGGACgagacgtcggccgacgtgccggaggacgacgaggcggcggcggggggcggcAAGGCGTGCGGGGCGTTCAGCAACGCGATACAGACCGTGCTGGCGTCGCACCCGGAGCCGGTGAGCAACCGGGAGCTGGTGACCATGGCCAGGAAGGTGCTGAGCGATCAGGAGTTCGAGCAGCACCCGTGCCTCTACTGCAGCGACGCCAACGCCGAGGCGCCATTCCTgtggcaggaggaggagaagacggccgcggcggcggagccggccATGTCGGCGCTCTGA